The nucleotide window ACTCACTCAAACAATTACTAATTTATTAAGCGCTGCACTCCAGCCTAGATATCTACCTGTGTGAAGCTAGTCACAAAAAGGATTAACCATAATAGTGCATTTTTCGGTTcgctttcaaaataaaagtgaCACAATAGTGGAAACGTGCTAAATTTGGACTAGCTAAACAATGTAGGAATGTTCTTATACattcaacaaaagacaataattagttttgacacacacaaaaaatcaGTTGACAATCGCACTGTGGATGTATTAGACTAGAATTGCATTGTGGGCATACTTATATTTCATTCTACAGCCTTGCCTAAACatcactgttaccatggttatTCCATGGATAATCAGTCTGAAAGAAATCGCTGTAAAAAAATATGCAAATCTATGCAAGCtaaaatgttgaataaaatgaTATGAGGTTACTTTACCGGTTGTCCGTGCAGAACCTACCGGCGCAGCAAAAAGTCAAGTAAACAATTATTTACTGTGGACATTTGATCTCCACAACTTTTTCCAGCACCTGTAAATTCTCTCACTTGTATTTTCCATCTCCATAGCATTTCACGTGATGCACAATATGTAAACAATAGCCGAATGTAATCGAACATGGTCCTGTCTATGCTTCGGTTAAACTCGGCCATTGTTGATATATTGGCCAAGTCATGCGAATTGCGTCAGTATTGGAAATAAAAACCAGAAATACAAACCGATATACAGACCAGCGTACTGAAAGTCGGGTTAATAACACTACTCTGTGGATAGTCCGTCTCGGATTACCGCCTATATAAGGAGTAAAGTATGTTTAAATTAAGTTTATTCAATGTTCTGACTTGTCTTATGACTGTTCACAAAAAGTGAGCCTACATgttagagatgagagaagagtCTGCCACGCTGGGATTCGTAGAGACTATGTACAGGCTAACCTATGGATGTTGCACCCATGAAATGGAgtatcagcctactcagtgacaTTCACAGAACGCTAATATGTGTGTAAACGCTACACAGTTGTTTTCTGTGAGTGTCACTCAATAGGCTGATACCCTATTTCATGCAACATCCTTAGGTTAGGCTGTACAGTGCATATAAGTATGCCAACAAATGCATTTCTAAAGTCTAATACATCCACAGTGCGATTTCAACTGATTTGTATTACTTTGGGTCAAATTAACTAATTATTGTCTTGAATCTGTATAACATCCGACCATTAACTAGTCCAAATATGGCATTATTCCACTATTTGTATTCGTTTGAATCTCTTTTAATGGGGCACTTTTATTTTGAACCGCAAATTCCACGATTGTTGCTAATCCTTagtgtggctagcttcacacagGTGTAGCTAGCCAAGGTGGCTAATTCTGTTTTGATTTTAGCCCATCTGGGCAATGGTTGACCTCACTCTTGTTCAGGACCGGGGCAGCTGATAATGTAACTAACTAGCTTGTTAAATCGGTTCTATTCACTGCACGTTGGCTAGCTAGTTCTACTAATATCTATATATCTAACTTCAGTTGGACATACACTTGTTTCCACCCAAATAAAGGAAAAGATGAGAAATTGTCTTCAAATCCCATAGTGGACATCAGTCTACACTTGAACAGTTACCCCCACCTTCATTTTTGACGAAAATGAGTTTGATAGTAATGGACATGTGGCTATGTAGGCCCATTTATTCTGTTGCATCATTGTAATACAGCAATGTAATACACAACTAAAGGGACAATTCACTATTTTCCAACACTAAATTCATCATCTCCAACACCCCCAACATCAACATGTGAACATGGTGGGTTTATATGTTTTTGAGTCAAAAAACACATCTTCCTATCTCTTCTACTTCAAAACACAAATGCACCATTTTCATATGTTGATGTTGAGCTGGTGCTGGAGATGAATATGAAGTtacaagttttttttattttttataattgcCTTTGTCACAATCAACTGACCTGGCCCCTTTTCACTGATAACCCAAGTCCACCCCACACAAATATTGTGGTTTGTGCTTCTCCTTGTATGTGAAAGGTTTAAACGCCGGCACTAAAAAAGTGACCTGTTTTAATACCCTCAATTCTAAGTGCTGTACTCTTTATTGATGTTTCTGTATTCCCCTTCAGAGCAACCCTGTTGCAGAGGCCTTTCAGCCTGACACAGCCAATGGTGAAGAACCAGCTGACCTCTTCAGTGAAGCAGAAACTAGCACCGCTGCCAACAGTTACATCACAAACTCTAAGTCCAACGGTGTCCATTCAGACAATGAGAATGATCTATTTGCAGGTATGTTATCATTTTTACCTTTTATTATTACCCCTACTAGACTGAAAAGCAGAATTGGTTCATCTCCCTGTGACGTCCTTGCTTATGTTAtatgttgccccccccccctttgtcccCGTCCCCTCAGAGGTCTCGGTGGAGCTGTCCATGGAGAACCCCAGCACCACAGCCAAGTCCTCTGGAGCTGAATTCACCCCATCACTTACACTATCAGCAACACAACCTGAGTCTATGGAGCAGGTAGGCTATAACAGGACATCAGAAACACAACCGAGGTCTATAGAGCAGGTAGGCTACAACAGGACATCAGCAACACAACCCAGGTCTATGGAGCAGGTAGGCTACAACAGGACATCAGCAACACAACCCAGGTCTATGGAGCAGGTAGGCTACAACCGGACATCAGCAACACAACCCAGGTCTATAGAGCAGGTAGGCTACAACAGGACATCAGCAACACAACCCAGGTCTATGGAGCAGGTAGGCTACAACTGGACGTCAGCATCACCACCCAGGTCTATGGAGCAGGTAGGCTACAACAGGACATCAGCAACACAACCCAGGTCTATGGAGCAGGTAGGCTACAACAGGACATCAGCAACACAACCCAGGTCTATGGAGCAGGTAGGCTATAACAGGACATCAGAAACACAACCCAGGTCTATGGAGCAGGTAGGCTACAACAGGACATCAGCAACACAACCCAGGTCTATGGAGCAGGTAGGCTACAACATGACATACCCAACAAATTCCACCACAGTTTAGTTTAATGTAATATGTTGTTGTCTGCTGCTCGTTGCTTTGGAGGGCCATTATGCCATACCGTAATTATTATCAGCCCTCAAAAGACAGATACAGGGGATAGGGAACACTGCTGACCTTATGAGACTAGCAAAACCCAAAATGTTTTCATCATATGCAGCATTagcaaaagagagagaataaTAACAGTAAATGTAAGTGCAATTTCCCGAAGTCTTGTTGTTCACCAGCTCATTTCCACCAATTCAGTTGGAAGAGGAAAAGGATGAGGACAGCTTTGACATGGAGGTTGCTGTCACCAATCCAGAGAAAATTGGTaaggaatatatattttttttcactaTCTTTGAACTGATGTTTGGCAACCATTTAGAAGCATTGGAAGTGTGTATTGTGGTTTAATCCATGGAAGCTATGATGTAATTATCTCATCTTCCTTTCAATTGAGTTGAGTTTTTAAAGTAGGAAGCCAAGATGGCATTGCTGGGAGAGGGAGTGTTTTCTTGCTTGTCCAAGCAACTTTGAGGGTTAGGAGTGTAATATTGGCTATCAATATAGCAATAACTAACTATAGCTTTAGCTACACATGGCAAGTTGAGAGTTTTGATTTGTCAATTTGAATGGGAGAACACAACAAAGACAACAGGAGATGGAATATCAAAACCTCACAGAAGCCGAcaggcatgctagctagctacgacAAGAGCCAGAACAGCATGTATACACAAGATGCCGTGAGCTCAAGACGGACCAGATCCTTGAAACCTCTTTACCTCAGTTTAGTTTTTAAATGTTGTTCACGCTTGGTCCTGGAGGGTTGTAGCCAGGATATGtttttttaattgttttttttacagtttgTGTGTCATTTTCCCATCTCTCGGATTTCATATTTGAAACTAAACTATGTCTCAACCTCTGTAACCTGACAATTTGATTTTCCCTTTTAGGAGATGGCATGAACGCTTACATGGCCTACAAGGTGTCCACTCGGGTATGTAACTTCTGCAGCAGCAAAATCAGGACTTTTTAAACAACTCGTTTTTGTTTTggtcatgtatacagtagtactcCCAAACCATTTTTTCTATACTTTGCACTGTGACCATGAACAATTTGAAGGAATTACTCTGCTTGTGTTGAGTAGGCCTACTTCTGCCAGTGTCCTCTATGGAATCAGAACTTGTGATTTCGTCTTGCGCAAACTGATACTAAGCCTCACTAATTCCACCCCCTAGACTACATTACCCATGTTCAGGAACAGGACATTCTCGGTGTGGAGGAGGTTCAGTGATTTCCTTGGTCTGTATGAGAAGCTGTCAGTGAAGCACTCTCTGAACGGCTGTATCATCCCTCCACCACCAGAGAAGAGCGTTGTGGGTAAGGAACTACATTTTTCAGTTTATGTCTGCCAGCCAGTTTCAAAAACCTGGTTGCAGGTATAGTATGCAAACCCGGTAGATTTCACAGGTGCAGGGTACTGATCACGGCACATGGAATACAGAAAGACACTAGTAACACCATGTCTTGACTCCCTAGGGATGACCAAAGTGAAGGTGGGAAAGGATGACTCTTCCTCGGCTGACtttgtggagaggaggagagcggctCTGGAGAGGTAGAACCTGAAGAAGCACCTTTTACCATTATTGTACTCAGACTTTGCATGTACAGCACGGTGAAGTATCATGTTCAGATTGTGTTTTATATTAGCCTGTTGATATTTGTCATATTCCTTTGCTTTTGTTAAGAATGTATTGCTGTATCTTCATTGCTATGGCAGGCATTGCAGTGTTTCCTCCCTGTAGTCTAGCCCGTTGATATTTGTGGGATTTTCTAGGTACCTGCAGAGAGTAGTGTGTCACCCATCCCTGTTACAAGACCCTGATGTCAGAGAGTTCCTGGAAAGAGACGAGGTAGGTGCTCTAAAGTCATTAGCTGTCAATACTGTCACAGACTACTGGAATCATGCATTAATTTGttcactgcgtgtgtgtgtctgcgtgcgtgtgtgtctgcgtgcgtgtgtgtctgcgtgcgtgcgtctgcttgtgtctgcgtgcgtgcgtgcgtgtgtgtctgcgtgcgtgcgtgcgtgcgtgcgtgcgtgtgtgtgtgtgtgtctgtcagctgCCTAGGGCGgtgggtacacacacactgagtggaGCTGGTTTCCTGAAGATGATCAACAGAGCATCagatgctgtcagtaagatgaCCATCAAGATCAGCGACTCGGATGCTGTAAGACAATCACTGTTCTGGTTGATTTACTCAAATGCCAAACAAGAAATCATAGCAGTAAAGTCAGTTATCTAAATTAATGTTGGAGCTTTTGCATTTATTAATTTTTTCTGTAAAATGATGATATTTTTCTTTCCTGTCTGCTAAACGGGATGCGTATGCCTCTGTAAAGCTTTGGGTCGATACGTCCCCTTTGTCATTCAAATTAGTTGAATTGATGTAGATTGGTTGCCTGATCGTACCTCCCACGTTGCTTTGTGTTCCAGTGGTTTGACAACAAACTGCAGGAGGTGGAGAGCGAGGAGCTGCAGCTGAGGAAACTCCATGCGGTGGTGGACTCCCTGGTCAACCACAGAAAGGGTGAGATTCACAGAAAAAAGATGTCTGCTTTAAAACCCTTTTGATAAGATTGGAGCTTTAAAGCAGATTGGAGCTTTTTAAAATTATGACCCTGTTATATCTGTTGTTTCGTCAGAGCTCTGCGGGAACACAGCAGTGTTCGCCAAGAGCATGGCCATGCTGGGCAACTCGGAGGACAACACAGCTCTGTCCCGGGCCCTCTCCCAACTGGCTGAGGTGGAGGACAAGATGGAGACGCTACACCAGGAGCAGGCGGCCAGTGACTTCTTCATCTTGGCCGAGCTGCTGGCCGACTACATCCGCCTACTAGGGGCCGTCAGGGTACTGAAACTTCATTCTACATCCGCCTACTAGGGGCCGTCAGGGTACTGAAACTTCATTCTACATCCGCCTACTAGGGGCCGTCAGGGTACGGAAACTTCATTCTACATCCGCCTACTTAGGGGCCGTCAGGGTACGGAAACTTCATTCTACATCCGCCTACTTAGGGGCCGTCAGGGTACGGAAACTTCATTCTACGGCCTGAATTTTAAATAGAACGCTACGACTACATTAACTGGATGAGTAAATCCAAAATGTCTATGGAAGATTAGTGCAAACGCTGCTAGATTTGGTGCTAAACtgggtagctactagctagaaTCTGTGTGCCCTCGATGTGAAATTGATGTGGTGCAGATTTTGGTCTGAACTCGTGCTGTGCGCTTAATTTGGGCATTCTCGTTATGTTGTCCTCAGGGCTGTTTTGAGCAGCGCATGAAAACGTGGCAGCGCTGGCAGGAGGCTCAGAGCACCCTGCAGAAGAAGAGGGAGGTTGAGGCAAAGCTTCTGTGGGCCAACAAGCCTGACAAACTACAACAGGCCAAAGAGGAGATCACTGAGGTACAGGAGCCAGCACTGTGTTAATGCATGCTTAAAGGGAGGTGGTATTGCTTTGACTTCTAGTTCCACATTAAACTCTCCTTCTTCCCCTCATGTCTTTCACAGTGGGAGGGTAAAGTCACTCAGTACGAGAGGGATTTTGACAGGATCTCTGTAACCGTCCGCAAGGAATTCCTCAGGTTTGAGGTAAGGATTTATTAATTTTTTGCATCGGAGCAACATCTTGCTCCCGTATTCAGGGTAGTTTTGCATGAGAAAATCTACATGACCGTTATTTTCTTCCCCTCCATCTAACAGAAAGAGAAGTCCAATGACTTCAAAAGCCAGATAGTGAAATATCTGGAGTCTCTTCTACAGTCTCAACAGCGGGTAATCTGTACTCTTTTTTAAAATCTCTTCAAATGTGTGTTTTTCCATGTAACTGTTTGCTTGAAATATTGGTCTTTATACTCCAGATATTGATGTGCTCTCTTTTCACTTTTCCCCCTCTTGGATCTAGCACGTAAAGTTCTGGGAAGCATTCCTGCCTGAAGCAAAAGCGATAGCATGATGAGGCTTGAGGACGTTAGGAAGAGAACGACTGCCTTTTTGAACACTTTACCTCCTGACTCTGTACCCAGAAGACAATGCAACAGAGGGGACAACTACTCTACATCTCATCCATATTATTTTAGCATTAGTGATTTATTTTCCAGCTTTTCAGTATGCTCTACATCGGCACAATGTATCGATTCAACAGAGATGAATTTGACAGTCTAGCTTTTCTAAGTAAACATGTCAGTGGTGTAAGTGGGATATGTTTACTCCGTGTTCTTGGGCCACCCTTACTCCGATAGGAAGAGTTTGACTTAACAATCCTAAAGTGTTCACGTTTTGAGGTACTTCCCTAGAGTAgtagtgtttgtttacagtgGAGGGCAGTTCATAACTGTTTACAAAAGCTCATGAAATAACTTTTGGATCCACAAAAGCATAGAGGGGAATGTAGTAAATTGTGTGTGTCGTGTGAAATACCACTTTGACTAGAGAGCTCATTCAAACTGATAGACGGACTAATACCAACTGTCCTCAATTTGTGCATTTGCAGACCTACAGTGAAGGGACAAAATAATGGAAGCATGGAGTGTATGTTTATGGTGACCCATCAGATGAgtgtgcctgcctgtgtctgtgcgtgtTCACCATTGTTTGATCATCAGTTGATATACATCTGTAACCTCAAATAATTATGATCAACAACAGTCTTTCTGAACTGACCATCAGTATATTTTTTACATCTGTGTTCAAACATGTAGCCTCATTGAATTCAATGTGATTGTGAAATATGTCATGTTCAGTGTTGGGAAAAGTACTCAAtcgtcctacttgagtaaaagtacaaagtAAAGGTCAATGCTATAcataaaattccttatattaagcaaaccagatggcatgattttctttttttaaatgtatttacagACAGACTGTGGCACATAATTCTATTCTGCctcagcattcaaaatgtaataagtTATTTTGGGTGTTGGGGTAAATGTATGGGAGTAGTACATATCTTTAGGAATGTGGtggagtaaaagtagtcaaatataaatagtaatgtaaTGTACACATACCCAAGTATTTTTTTCTTCAGTACTTTAAACCAATGGTCAAGTTTCCTCGCAATTTTGATAAACTAGcaacagtgcttgacttggactgaaataggtgtcAGTACTCATTTTGTGTGCTGGTACTGTTAAGGTGCAGGAAGTCCATAATACTTTTGAACTAAATATTCTATATAAGGTGCAGGAACTCGAGCAGTAGAAAATTAGGTGCCGCTATTCAGTTCCGGTTGGGGTTATACCCAAATCCAGCACTGACTAGCAGTGTGTAATGATGATGAAAGCAAAGTGATAACAAGTGTTGACTCCTTTAGTTTTCTTACCCAACATTTATATGAGTGTCTGTTCTTTTTCCTCGAGATGTGCTTTATTTTTGTAACCACTCGCATTTAGATAAGATATTCCTGAAAATTATATAGAAGTGAGTAATAAAGATGATTGACTGAACTTTGTTTAATGTTTGAGGCAGTTTTTTTTTGTCCATAAAATGTTATCAGTATCCAAAAATGTAGGACAGGGAATATCAAATTGAGGTTATTTGGTGCATGGTTTCAAACATTCTATCCACAtaatatacattttaaataaCTGAGCTTGTATCATTGCATTGTTAAAACCATTGAGTTAGAACATTTGAAGTCATTTACTCATAATTCATcaccattatttaaaaaaaaaattaaacttgGGTCCCCCCCAAGAAATGTATCGAGCCCTGTGCAACCTGGAAGTGTTGACGCAAGCGGGTGTGTCGTTCAAAGCTCAATGGTGCGACTGCCTGTACTTCCGGAGAACGTCAACCTTTCACGAACAGCAAGAATAAGAAAAATTATGAAAGGGTTGCTTGTCTGTCTCTATTGACTGATAATTATACAATATTTATATTTGATAGAATTAAATACACTCGAACACTTAGGTGAATCGCAAGAAGCGGCCGAATCAACAGCAGGAGTACCACAGCTAAAGTAAGTCGGTGGTTGTTTGCATGATGATAGCTAGCCTCGTTGCTAATGACGATAACTACTAGCGAACGTTAGCTATTTTCCATTTCCTCGTTCCACCTAATTTGGGTTAACCGAAATTACGTTCCCCCTGAAATAAATGTAGTTCCATGTCAATGAGACTGCTATAGCTAAATACCAATGAAATAAATGGCGCTATTAATTggcctgctagctagctaacatatccAAGCAAGTAACGTTATTGCTTTTTCATCCAATTCAGTTTGTTTTGTATaacctaacgttagctaactagttGTTGGCTGGATATATGAAAGTTATGGTTGGATAAAATTGTGGTTGCTGCTAAAAGTGGTGGTGGTTGCTTTTGACAAAATAAACGctatctatctagctagctaacgttataaaCATTCCCATCATTGGCTAAGTAACTAGCAAGCTAAGGTCAATTTACACATCTAACGTTACTGTAGGTGGCTAGCTAATCGATATGTCCACATTGTCAGTAAGTATCTTTTGTCTATGGAAGAAGCCTATAATAACAAACGTCGCTGCTGGCATCGTTTTTTTAGCTTGTGGAAAAGCATCTCTGCAGTTAACGTTAAATCAGTATTGTCCCTGTTAGCTAGGTAACGTTATGTCTTGTTATTAAATTGTGTAGGCCTAGATATAGCCATTATTTTTTTGGCGAAAAAGATTAGACCTACAGTAGAATGATTACTCATTTGATGTTAATCTGGCTATCTGAGACGAAATATATTGACGTGTATATAATATAAATGACgttatttacagtatatatggacatacagtaccagtcaagtttggacacacctactcattcaagggtttttctttatttttctattttctacatagtataataatagtgaagacgtcacaactatgaagtaacacagatggaatcatgtagtaaccaaaaagtgttaaacaaattaaaatatatttgagattcttcaaagtagccaccctttgcctttatgacagcttcaaatcaaatttgatttgtctcaTGTGCCGAATAcgacagaccttacagtgaaaggcttatttacaagcccttaaccaataaggcagttttaagaaaaataattacctaaaaaatgtataacaaatagttaaagagcagcagtaaaataacagtagtgaggctatatacagggggtaccggtacagagtcaatatgcaggggcaccgattagtcgaggtaattgaggccggagtctttgacactttttttttggaccttcctctgacaccgcttggtatagaggtactggatggcaggaagcttggccccagtgatgtactgggccgtacgcacgacccgctgtagtgccttgcggtcggaggccggcagttgccataccaggcagtgatgcaaccagtcaggatggtgcagctgtataactttttgaggatctgaggacccttgccaaatattttcaggctcctgagggggaataggctttgtcatgccctcttcacgactgtcttggtgtgtttggaccatggtaatttgttggtgatgcggacaccaagtaacttgaagctctcaacctgctctactacagccctgcTGATGAGAATGgtggcatgctcggtcctccttttcctgtagtccacaatcatctctttagtcttgatcacgttgagggagaggttgttgtcctggcacagacaggtctctgacctcctccctataggctgtctcattgttgtcggtgatcaggcctaccactgttgttgtcagcaaacttaatgatggtgaagtcgtgcctggccatgcagtcatgggtgaagaggaggggactgagcacgcacccctgaggggcccccatgttaaggatcagcgtggcagatttgttgttacctacccataccacctggaggtggcccgtcaggaagtccaggatccagttgcagagggaggtgtttagtcccagggtccttcgcttagtgatgagctttgagggtactatggtgttgaacactgagctgtagtcaattaatagcatgttccttttgtccaggtgggaaagggtacctgtggagtgcaatagattgcatcatctgtggatcttttggcattctctcaaccagcttcatgaggtatcaaatcaaatttttcaaatgtattggtcacatacacgtgtttagcagattattgcaggtgtagcaaaaatGCTTGTGCATCtggctccgacagtgcagtaatatctaacaagtattaTCTACGTTttacaacatatacccaatacacataaaaaataagtaaggaatggattaataatatatatagatatgtCAGTTGCATTGAACTAGtatagagtagaggtcgaccgatttatgatttttcaacgccgataccgatttaatctgaggatttttattttttatttatttgtaataatgacaattacaacaatactgaatgagcaCTTATTTTTAACTtaacataatacatcaataaaatctatttagcctcaaataaataatgaaatatgttcaatttggtttaaataatgcaaaaacaaagtgttggagaagaaagtaaaagtgcaatatgtgccatgtaaaaaagctaacgtttaagttccttgctcagaacatgagaacatatgaaagctggtggttccttttaacatgagtcttcaatattcccaggtaagaggttttagtttgtagttataggactatttctcactataccatttgtatttcatatacctttgactattggatgttcttataggcactatagtattgccagtgtaacagtatagcttccgtccccctcctcgtccctacctgggctcgaaccaggaacacatcgacaacatccacactcgaagcatcgttacccatcgctccacaaaagccacggcccttgcagcgcaaggggaataactactccaaatctaaaagcgagttacgtttgaaacagtattagcgcacacccagctaactagctagccatttcacattggttacaccagccattaggctgataggcttgaagtcataaacagcgttgtgcttgcgaagagctgctggcaaaacgcactaaagtgctgtttatATGAATGATTACGtttctgctgctgctcagtcagactgctctatcaaatcagacttaattataacataataacacacagaaatacgagcctttggtcagtaatatgatcgaatccggaaactataattttgaaaacaaaatgtttatttcagtgaaatacggaaccgttagggatgccacccgttagataaaatacctaaatctaaatattcttgttccattgcacaaccttcaatgtatgtcataattacgtaaaattctggcaaattagttcgcaatgagccaggcagcccaaactgttgcatataccctgactctgcgtgcaatgaacgcaagagatattacacaatttcacctggttaatattgcctactaaactggattagtagttataactagtgattatgattgattgtttttttataagataagtttaatgctagctagcaatttaccttcgtttctactgcatttgcgtaacaggcaggctactcgtggagtgcaatggttagagcgttggactagttaactgtgcagttgcaagattgaaacccctgagctgacaaggtgaaaatctgtcattctgccccagaacaaggcagttagcccacagttcctaggcagtcattgaaaataagaatgtgttcttaataactgacttgcctagttaaataaaaggtacatAATCGAAAATCGGCCCCCCAAAAATACCAATTTACGATTGTTATGATAAGGCAgataattaatcggccattccgattaatcggtcgacctctattatagagtgcagtttatacatatgagatgagtaatgaacagaaacattaaagtgtctagtgatcCATTTCTAAAAGTGGTCAGGGATTCCTGATCTATGTGTATAGGCAGCCGCCTCTGATGTGCTAgcgatggctgtttagcagtctgatggccttgagatagaagctgtttttcagtctctcggtctcagctttgatgcacctgtactgacctcgccttctggatgttagCGGGGTGAATAGGCAATGGCTCGGattgttgatgtccttgatgatctttttggccttcctatgccattgggtgctgtaggtgtccaggagggcaggAAGTTTtcccccggtaatgcg belongs to Oncorhynchus kisutch isolate 150728-3 unplaced genomic scaffold, Okis_V2 scaffold1029, whole genome shotgun sequence and includes:
- the LOC116352700 gene encoding sorting nexin-1, which encodes MAASSRRNPPPLPGAENQDPLSEMADEDSDEGEDIFVGNSNPVAEAFQPDTANGEEPADLFSEAETSTAANSYITNSKSNGVHSDNENDLFAEVSVELSMENPSTTAKSSGAEFTPSLTLSATQPESMEQLEEEKDEDSFDMEVAVTNPEKIGDGMNAYMAYKVSTRTTLPMFRNRTFSVWRRFSDFLGLYEKLSVKHSLNGCIIPPPPEKSVVGMTKVKVGKDDSSSADFVERRRAALERYLQRVVCHPSLLQDPDVREFLERDELPRAVGTHTLSGAGFLKMINRASDAVSKMTIKISDSDAWFDNKLQEVESEELQLRKLHAVVDSLVNHRKELCGNTAVFAKSMAMLGNSEDNTALSRALSQLAEVEDKMETLHQEQAASDFFILAELLADYIRLLGAVRGCFEQRMKTWQRWQEAQSTLQKKREVEAKLLWANKPDKLQQAKEEITEWEGKVTQYERDFDRISVTVRKEFLRFEKEKSNDFKSQIVKYLESLLQSQQRHVKFWEAFLPEAKAIA